In Pseudobdellovibrio exovorus JSS, the genomic stretch CTTATCCTGCTGTCGCTGAAAAACTTCCAAAAGTAGGTCACCCTTATAGACCTTCAGCAGAAGGTATCATCAGCTTAAAACCAGATCTGGTAATTGCTACGGAAGATAGTCTTCCGCCTGCAACAGCTCAACAAATTCGATCTGCAAAGATTCCCGTTTTAGTACTTGAAGCTTCAGATAAAAGTGGCGTTGATGGCTACAAACGCCGTGTTCGCATGATAGCAAAAGCTTTTGATATTGAAGCAAAAGCAGAAAAAGAAATTCAGCGTTTTGAAGAAGGACTTAAAAAAATCAACAGTTCTGCGACTGAAGGCAAGTCAGCAAAAGTTTTCTTCCTGTACGCCCACGGAGCGGCTTCGGGCCGCATCTATGGAACACAAACTGGTCCCCACTATTTAATCGAGGCTGCTGGCGCTCATAATGCCGCAGAATCAGTTGAAGGCGTTAAAGACTTCACTTCAGAAGCTATGGTAAAGATGCAGCCAGATGCCATTCTGGTTTTGAAACGTGTCTCTAAAAACTTAGGTGGAACTGAGGGCGTATTAAAACTACAAGGAATCTCGTTAACACCTGCAGGAAAAAACAAACGTGTTATCGAAATCGATGACAGCGTTCGTTGGATTGGACCTCGCTTCCCTGAGTTTGCACAAGAGTTAAATACGGCTCTAGCGAAATGAATCTTGCCCGTCGCTCTGTCATTTTAGTTTCCTTTATACTATTGTTAGCAGCGCTGCTGCTGACAATAGTCATTTCTATTTCTAAAGGTGCCGTCACTATTGCACCAGCCGAAGTTGTTCGCATTTTATTAAAAAACTTTGGACTACTCACTCAGACCTCTGTGGATGCACAACATGAAGCCGTTATCTGGGCGATTCGCCTCCCACGCGTTCTACAAGGTGTTATCGTTGGCGCCACACTGGCTGCCGCTGGCGTTGTGCTACAGGGACTTTTTAGAAATCCTTTAGCAGATTCTGGATTACTTGGTATCTCGAGCGGAGCTTCCTTTTTTGTGGCCGCCGCGGTGGTTTTACAATTTCACAAATTTGGACTCTTTACTTTACCACTCGCAGCTTTTGTCGGTAGCACCTGTGCCATCTTATTAGTTTCGGGATTATCACATTCCGCCAGAAAAACTCAGGTCGCCAGTATGTTATTAGCTGGTATCGCCTTAAATTCATTTTTTATGGCAGGGACCGGACTTGCCACTTATTTTTCAACGGATGAGCAGCTGCGTACCATTACATTTTGGCAAATGGGTTCACTAGCCAGTGCCAGTTGGACATCATTAGCCATTGCTGGCCCATTTATGCTGGTGAGTATTTTCGGCCTTCCCTTTTTAGCAGGCTCTTTGAATGCCTTGTTGTTAGGTGAAGACAATGCTCAATATCTTGGTGTGCGCGTCGAGCGCTTGAAGTGGTGTATTATCTTTTTAGTGGCTCTTGGCGTAGGAGCCTCAGTCGCCATTTCCGGTCTGATTGGTTTCATCGGTTTGATCGTGCCCCATTTAGTTCGATTGGTAACAGGCCCTAATCATAAACTAGTAATTCCGGGATCTATTTTAGTAGGTGCTATTCTACTCACTTCTGCAGATCTCTTAGCAAGAACTGTTATCACACCACAAGAGCTGCCTATTGGATTAATGACTTCTATTCTAGGAGCACCATTTTTCTTATACCTTATTTTAAGAGAGAAACGCCGAGGTTTACATGGCTAACCCACTTCTTCAGGTTAGAAATCTCTCTTTTGAAATTTCCGATAAAAGTTCAAAAAGAAAATTAGTGGATCAATTAGAGTTTGCTGTCAGCAGCCAAGAACTACTTGTTATCCTCGGCCGCAATGGTGCTGGCAAAAGTACATTGATGAAGTTAATCACGAAACAGCTTAAACCTAATGAAGGTTCCGTGCAGGTTTTTGGCAAAGAACTCGGTGAGCACCATCCTCGTGAACTGGCGAAGCGTCGCGCTGTTTTAACACAATTCACCTCTTTAACTTTTGATTACTCGGTTCTAGATGTGGTGTTGTTAGGGCGCACGCCTCATTCCGAATTTAACTCTATAAAACAATTTGATCGTGAACTGGCACTGCATTGTTTAGAACTCGTAGATCTACAAGATTTCGCTAATCGGGGTTACCTCTCTTTGTCTGGCGGAGAACAACAGCGTGTCCACATGGCCCGCGTCTTAGCGCAGCTCGGAGACTCTCAAGAAGAGCGGCTTTTACTTTTAGATGAACCGACCAGTAGTCTTGATCTTTACCATCAACATCAACTTCTAGAGCTTCTTAGAAAAATCAAAAAAAACAATGTGGGTATCCTAGCTATTCTACATGATCTTAATCTGGCAGCCCGCTATGCCGATCGCCTATTGATTATGAAACAAGGAAAAACTTTAGCGTTAGGAACACCACAAGACGTTTTCACCAGTGAGAATATCGCTGAAGCTTTTAACTATCATGCAAACGTGTTGCAAGATCCTACAAGAGGCTGCCCGTATCTGATCTAGGTACAACTTCTCTAGATATAACTTCTGCTGCACAATCTCAAGCAAAACGGCAGGACAACTGCCGTTTTGTAAACTGTCGTTAATAAAAATTTGATTTAATTTAATTAATTTTTATTTCACTGGTTTATTTCACTGGCTCACTCATGACGTGTGCTAGTGAAGTGTGCTCGCTTGCGCCACATCACTTGGTCTGTAATCGGATAAATCGATTTTTTCTTGAACCGATGTCGCTTCAACATCAATAAACTGTTTAAGTGGTGGCATCTTTCCAAAAAAGCCCCGTCCCGCGAGATATTTTAGGACGTAATAAGCAGCTGCTCCGTAAAGAAGCCACTGCCACCGAAAGCTCTTTACTACTTTTGGCGCTATTACCGCCATTGCTGCATTTTTTAAAGATGAGTCCATACAACCTCCTGTATATAGAAAGCTGAATGCATAAATCTTGCCAGAATTAAATCGCCCCTAAAATTAAAGAAAGCGTCAATGTGATTAATACGGCCAGTGAAACACCTACAAATTTCCAGTCCTTTTCACGCCACCATAAGAACAGCAATGTGATAACACGAAATGCCGGAGTCAATGCTAGAATCAACATCCCAAAAGACAAAAGACGATAAGCCCAACCTAAATCAGAATAAAAAATATCCAAAATACTGACTGCTGTCAGCGAGGTCTCGCCCATCCAGAGTAAAGCAATCAATCCCACCAACATTAACGTTACAGATAAGATCACTCCACCGCTAAGAAGAAACTGCACTGATTTTCTTTCAAATGCCGTATTTGATTTTTGTGGAAGTTTAATTTTATTGCCCAAACTTCACCCCCATCGCACTCAATAACATTTGAACAGCAACCAACACCAGCAGTATCGCAAATACTTTTTTCATAAGCGCGGCCGATATTTTCTGCGCCAAAGTTGTTCCATATAAAGCGCCACCCACAACACCGATCGCTACAGGGGCTGCCACCAATGGATAAACCATGCCTTTCATAAAATACACAAATAAACTGGAAATCGCCGTCACCCCAATCATAAAGTTAGAGGTCGCTGTTGCGACTTTGATCGGAACATTCATCCCTAGATGCATCGCTGGAACTTTAATAAAGCCGCCGCCAACACCTAAAAGACCTGACAGCATCCCTGCAAAAAATGAGATGATACTGCCTAGAAAACTTCGCTCGACTTGATAGTGAATAGTCGAACGACTGCTGACATCGTAATAAGACCCCGAAAGACTGTGAGCATCTTCTTGCGATTCGATCATCACTGTCTTCGAGTCCTCTGTCCCATCAAACTTCACTGTTTTAGTTTTATCTTTTGCTCTGAAGACTAAAAAAGCGATGATCATCATCAGAAAAGAAAAAATCATAGTAATCAAATGCGAAGAGACAAATACAGCAACTAAACCACCTGCGATACCGCCCAAAGTAGTTGCTACTTCTAACCACATGCCTAACCGCATATTCGCCAAACCTTTACCCACATAGACACTACCAGCGGCTGTGGAAGATGCGACCACGGCAAATAAGGATGAGACTACGGCTACTTTAATATCGAAACCAAAGGCCAATACCAGTATAGGGACAACGATGATCCCACCGCCGACACCCATTAGTGCTCCTAAAATACCTGCAAAGACACCGGTAAAAATTAAGCCGCAGATCAAGGCCACTGATAAATTTATGGATAAGGTTGGTAAACTTGTAAGTGCGTCCACTCAGCGTCCCTTCTTATGAGTTCTGAGTCTTCAATTTAATCTATAGAGTTAGATGTGACAACTTATATGGATTAAGACTTGTGCCTGTCGGCATCAAAGCGATAGATGTAGTCTTCAACAAAATTTTTAAGATTTTTTAACACGACATCTTTAGGTTCATTGTCCATAATGATCTTAAATAAAACGCAACTAAACGCATATAGCTCTAGCGGTTCACAAATCTCTTCCGTCGTTCGAGATGATTTGAGTTTTCCAGCTTTTCTGAATTTTTCCATGCGCTCTAGGAAAAGTGGATTTACTTTTTGCGAGAAAGTCAGTTGCTCTTTAAATTTTTTACTGAACTTTGGATCAACAAGCAGTTGTACGAAAATGATTTTCACGAAACTCAGATCTTGGCAAACACCATGGATCTTACTAGCACAGTAACTGACCGCTTCTTTTGTTACAGTAGCTTCTTCTGGATAAGACAGTTGTTCGATCTTAAATCTTTCCATCTTTCTTTTTAGAAGGGCGATTAATAGTCCCTGCTTACCATCGAAGTAGCGATTGATCAGAGCGATGTTCACATCAGATTTTTTGGCGATTTCTCGAGTAGTTGCTCTATCATAGCCGATCTTAGAAAAGAGCTCTTCGGCGGCATTTAATAACCGCTCTTCTGAAGCTGCTCTATCATTTAATCGCACTACCGTCTTTTTTTGACTCACCACTCACCTCAACTTAACTCATTAAAAACACAGGGTTTTATTGGGTTTCTTAGATTATAGCGAATTCTCACCTGCTTTTCAACTAAGTAATCGCTTGATTACTTTAAGATTTTAGTTCATATTGTTAAGTAATCGTTTGATTACTTATTTAAAGCACCCGAAAGGACCGTTCCTATGATGACGAAACCCTTACTTGTCTTAGCGCTAAGTTTTGTATCGCTTAACGCTTCCGCACTTAGTTTACCCGAATACCTTGAACAGGTAAAAAAGCACAGTCTTTCCTACCAAAGCAATGTGAATAGCGCCGAAGGTGCTGCTTTGCAGGCTCGTGAAGCTGACTTACTTTTTACTCCGCATTTTTTTGCTGAAGGTCGCAGTGGCCACGACGCCAAGCTTTCTAGCCCACCCGTCATGGTTTACGATGACCTGAAATCGCAAAACTATTCTGTTGGTGTATCTCAGCAGTTTAACTTCGGTCTAAAAGCCTCTTTATCTTACCAATTAAACAAAACAGATTTTGATGGAGCCAACTTCGGTCCCAACGTGCCCACCTCTTATTGGGATGCATCTCCGCGCCTAGAGTGGTCTTTACCCCTTTGGCAGAATGGTTTTGGTCGTGCAGATCGCGCCAATCAACAGTTAATCCGTAGCCAAGCCGAAGCCGCTAAATATGGTAACTTAGCCAAAGTTGATGGTTCTTTAATTGAAGCGGAAATCGCTTACTGGAGACTATCTTCTGCTCAAGAAAGCTTGAAAGTCCAACAACAAGCTTTGAAAGCAGCACAGAACATCTATAACTATGTAAACGAAAAGAAACGTAAGAACTTAGGTGAAGCTGCTGATGTATTACAAGCCACTGCATTAGTTGAAGCTTATCAATTACAATTGAAACAAGCCGAAATCGAAGAACAAGCGGCAAAACGTAATTTCAACTTACATCTCAATCAAGACTTCAATACTGAAGTTCCTGTTTTGAGCGCTCTGGATCTACAAGCTTTAGAAAATGTGGAAGTCACTAAAGTCCGCCCTGGTGACAGAGCAGACGTAAAAGCCGCACAAGCTCAAACAGAGCTAGCGCGCGCGAATAGCCAAGTCGTTTTAGAGCGTAACCGTCCTAAAGTAGATCTCTATGGTATCTATGCAATGAATGGTCGTGAGGCCAAAGCCACTGATGCGATGACTGATGTTAATCGTGCAGATCGCGAAACAGCTTTTATCGGTGTCAGACTGCAAGTTCCTTTGAATTTCAGCGCCACATCGGACGCTCGCGAAGGGGCACGTAAAAGTGTTTTAGCTGCGGAACAAAATGAAAAATATATTAAATTTACGCAAGACCAACACTGGGCTGATCTTGTTGAAAAAATCGAAGAAGCAAAAGCAACTCTGAAATTGACTACAGCGATGGAAAAAGCTCAAAAATCAAAATTGGATAATGAACGTGTTCGCCTAAGACAAGGCCGTACAACTACGTATCAAATCCTATTGTTCGAACAAGATTACAGCCAAGCGCAGGCGTCTCGTATCCGTGCAGCTTCGCAAATTTTAGCTTTACAATCACAACTTAAACTTTATCAGGCCTCAAACTCTGACGCCGCAGATGGGATCTAATTATGAGTCTCGCTAACGTATCCATTAAAAGACCGATCTTTATCACCAGTGTGATCATTGCGATTCTTGCTGCCGGTATCGCTGGTTTTAAAGCCATGAGTGTCGACTTATACCCTGACGTCAGTATCCCTGTCGTATCAGTACAAACAGTCTACCCTGGAGCAGGCCCAGAAGAGATTGAAAACTTAATCAGTCGCCCTATTGAGGACAATGTCAGTACAATATCCGGAATTAAGCGTCTGACATCGCGAAACCTTGAAGGCGTCAGTATGGTTATCGTCGAGTTCCAAAGTACTGTGGAAGCGAAAGATGCCGAGCAACAAGTTCGTGATAAAATCAATCTGACGAAGCCAAACTTGCCAGATGATATTGAAGAACCTGTCATTAAAAAGTTTGACCCTGCAGATAGCCCTATCATGATGTTGGCCTTATCTGCCAAGGATATCGGCGATGCAAAACTTTATGACATTGCAGATAGATACGTTAAGCCGCGCTTAGAGCAAGTGAATAACGTCGGTGCGATTGAAATCGTCGGTGGACGAAAAAGAGAAGTTCACGTTATCCTTGATCGTCAAAAGCTTAAAGCTCGTGAAATTTCTGTCGGACAAGTAGCGGCACAAATTGGAGCTTCAGGTGAAAACATCCCAAGTGGTAAAGTTAACAAAGGTGATCAAGAGTTAATTTTCCGTGGCCTAGGTGAATTTCGTTCTGTTCCAGAAGTTGCAGATACACTAGTTAACCTTTACGGAAATGAAGTTCCTACCCGCGTAGCCGATCTTGGTACTGTTGTTGATACATTAGAAGATGAAAAAACACGCAGTTTCTTTGAGGGCGATAAAGTTATCGTGCTTCAAGTGTTCAGACAAGCTGGATCAAATACTTTAAGTGTTACAGATGACATCAAAAAACAACTTGTTAAAATCGAACCTGAGCTATCTCAATTAGAAGGAACTCCACAACTTCAAGTTGTGATCGATTCCAGCCGTGTTATCCGTAACAACGTAGCTGACGTTTACGAAACTATTATTATCGGTATTATCTTAACAGTTATCACTGTTTTCTTCTTCTTAGGAAGTATGCGTTCTACTTTAATCACAGCACTTTCATTACCGGTTTCATTGATCGGTGCCTTTGCTCTGATGAAGTTTGCAGGATTCTCTATCAACGTTGTGAGTTTATTGGCCCTAACCCTTGCCGTCGGTCTTCTTATCGATGATGCCATCGTAGTTATCGAAAATATCTACCGCCGTATGGAGCTAGGTGAAAACTCGTTAGAAGGTGCTGAAAAAGGTACGAGCGAAATCCAAATGGCTGTTTTCGCCATCACTCTTGTGGTTATCGCCGTTTTCGTTCCAGTTGCTATGATGACTGGTATCGTGGGTCAGTTCTTAAAGCAATTCGGTTTAACCGTAGCTATTTCTATGGCGATCAGTTTGTTCGTAGCCTTAACGATCATCCCAATGTTAGCCGCTTACTTCGGTGGCGATGGACATGGCGCTCATGGCAAACAACACAAACCTCATGGACTATACGAAAAAACTATTGGTCGTATGTTAAGAGGTTTCGATCGTTTCCAAACATGGTTAGAAAATGTTTACGAAAATATGTTAGAGTGGTCTTTACGTCATACACGTCTAACAATCGCGGGGACATTTGTCGTCTTTGCTCTGAGTATCTATACTGTAGCCCACGTCCCTTCTGAGTTTATCCCAGATGATGACAGTGGTGAGGTTGCTGTAACTCTTGAGTTAGCTCCAGGTGCCAGCCTTGATCGCACAGCTCAGGCAGTGGACGAAGTGAATACTATCATCAAGAAAAACTCTGATGTGGAATTTTCACTGGTGACTATTGGTGGTGTTTACGGTGAAGCAAATAAAGCCGATATCCTTGTAAAACTTAAACCAACTCGTAAAATTACAAGTTTAATGTATCGTGATCAATTGCGACAAGAACTTGCTGGTTTCGTTGAGGAGTACAACCCTATCGTAAAAAAATACGATACAAGTGGTGGTATGCAAGCACAGCCTATTACGCTGAATTTGTTGTCTCCTAACCCTGAGGCTTTAGCAAAAGCTGCTGATCAGGTTTTTGAAAGACTAAAAAATGATCCGCGCGTAAAAGATCCAAATACGAACTACAGAACTGGTAAACCAGAAATGCAAGTACGTCTTAAACCAGGGGCTGCTAAAGAGTATGGTATCAATACTTCTACTATGGGTGTTGAGTTACGCGCTCAAGTTGAGGGTTTAACAACAGCTAAGTTCCGTGAAATGGGTCGTGAGTATGATGTTCGTGTTCGTCTAAAAGACGACCAACGTGACTTACAAAAAGACTTTAAAAACATCTATGTCCCTAATATCAATAGAAAGCTTGTTAGACTTTCTGATATCGCAAATGGAGAAGTTGTTGCGGGACCAGCCTCTATCGAAAGACAAGATAGATCTCGTTACGTGCAATTGACTGCCAGTGTGGCGCCAGGTGTAGGTTTAAGTGAAGTGGTTAACGACCTTGTTAAATCTATGACTACCGGAGACACTAAATTACCTGTTGATGTTCGTTACAGCTTCGCAGGTGATGCGGAAAATATGCAAGAGTTAGCAGGTTCTGCTGTTCTAGCAATTATCTTCGGTACTCTGTGTGTGTACTTAATTCTTGCGAGTCTTTACGAATCGTTTATCACTCCGATCACGATTCTAGTGGCTCTACCTCTAGCATTGAGTGGTGCTTTCCTTGGTTTATTCATCACAGGAAAAACGATCAATCTATTTGCTATCCTCGGTCTCTTTATGTTGATTGGTGTCGCAGGTAAGAATGGTATCCTTCTAGTCGACTTTACAAAACAGTTGATGGATCAAGGTATCGATCGTACGACAGCATTAATTAGAGCTGGACGCACACGTCTTCGTCCAATCCTAATGACTTCATTTGCCTTGATCGCTGGTACACTTCCAATCGCGATTGGTCTAAATCCGGCATCAAGAACTCGTACCTCTATGGGTGTGGCGATTGTGGCCGGTGTTCTATTGTCTACAATCCTGACTCTGATCGTGGTTCCGGCTCTTTTCGTGTACGTAGATCGTTTCAGAGTGTGGGCTAATAATTATGGTGCCCGTTTCACTTCACACGAAAAATCTGGTGCTGCTCCAACAGCAAGTCAGCACCAAGAAGAGAAAGAAATCGAAACTGTTCAGCCGGCAATCGTTAACTCAAATGCCTCTGAACCAACTGAGGCCTAGATTAACCCCTAGGCCGAAAGGTTATTATGAGTGCGGCAGATTTAAAGAAAAAAATTCTTAAGCCCACAAAGCGAGAAGCTTTAAAATGCGCCGCACTCAAATTGTTTTCTGAAAAAGGTTTTCACGCTGTCAGCACAAAAGAACTCAGCGAAAAAGCCAAAGCCAATATCAGTCTGATTTCATTTTATTTCGGTAGCAAAAAAGGTCTTTTACAAAATCTTTTTGAAGAATTAAGTCAGCATCAAATTTTCGATACAGATCGTCTTTTCTCTGGACCGATCAACTCCCGTGAAGAGTTAGAACAAAAAACTTATAATTTTCTTAAAGAACTTACAGATTTTTTCTCGCAACACCATGAGCTTCTGATTTTATTCTTTTGTGAGCTAGAGCTTGAAAGCCAAGAGGCGCAGGATCTTTTTCCAAAAACATTTGTCGGACTTTATCAAAGCTTCATGGCTTTCTTAGAAAAGGCAAAATCCCAAGGTTTGATCTCTGCAGAGACCGATATCGAGATTTTATCTTTGCGAACTATTTCGCCTATCTCTAGTCTACTAAGAAGTTTTAAATCCAGCAAACAGCACTTCCATATCTCTTTGAAGAATCCTGAGTTTCGAGAAAAACTCATTGCCACTATCGCCAAAGATGTCGCTTATAAAAACTAGAAAATATTGACGAGCTGATACTTCTTCTGATCTTTTTGGTACTTAATAACTACAATTGCACCTTTTTTGATTTTGATAAAATCAGTCTCTTTTTTAAAAATAGACTTCAGACAGTTACTTAGAAAAGGCTCGTGGGATACAGCGACCACACATTCTTCGCCTCTATCTTGTAACCACTTTAAAAACTCTATTGGATTCTTATCTGGTTCAATCAATGAATTACTTTCGATGAAGGCTTCTTTGAGTTCCAATCCTTCCAGCAAAATATCTAAGGTCTGTGCCGCACGTAGATAAGGGCTTGTAATAAATAGCTCCACCTCTTTGAATACCTTTTTATTTTTCTTTACCTGTTTACGAAACTCTTCTATTCCCTCTTCTGTCAGCGGTCGTTGAGCTTCTTTAATTTTCTTAATAAGTGCCACTGCACGATCTAATGCCTTTGCATGACGTACAAAGATGAGCGTCTTTGTCATTCTATCCCCTATTCCATCGAATATCGTCATCCATAGCCACAGTCTTTATAGCTCTAAGACATAGAATCTTTCGGCAATCCATCCTCACGGATGAAAATCTGTCCCACAATGAAACGAAAATCTGTATCCCCTTAGAATCCGATGATTTTTTTAATTTACTCAATTCGAAATCCGATAAAAAGGTCTATGCAATTCAGATATTTTCAATCACTTGTTTACGGGCTTGTCTTAACTGTGTTCTGTGGCGTTCTAGGTATGGCCTGTTGGTTTGATTTTAATGAAGATCATCGCACAACGACCTCTGTAACAGAAAGACTTCCTCAGTCTGTAGATCCCTCGTTATCTGAAGTGACTGTTTCATTTAAGCTGTCTGACAGTTTACCGGAAGCTATTCGCCTTCGTCTTTCGTCCCTGATTACGTCTACTTTTCCTCAAGTGACAGAAAACAGTTGTCCGACAACATCGTCACGTCATTTACATCTACAGTTTGGTTATGTACCTGATGGACCAATTCAGTTGGCTGAAAAACGTGCCCTTAAAACAAATGAGGGATTTATTATCAAAGCGCAAAAAGGACGTCTTCCCCACTGTCTGACTTTAGCCGCCGATGGAAAGGCCACCGAGCTTTCAGATTTTAAATCCTCACGGGGTGCCAGCTATGGTGCCTACGCTGTCATGCAAGACTTGGGATTCCGTTTCTTACACCCACTTAAACCGCAGAATGACTCGGTCACTTTAGATTTTTCCAAACTCGAAAAGCTTTCACGCACAGAAGAACCACGTTGGGAAACACGCGCTATGCATCTGCACACTATGCATCCTTTAGAACTCACCAACCTTGTCAATGGTTGGGGACTACGTGGCCCACAAGATCTACGCGGCTGGGAAGAGATGCTTCCCTATTGGACGTATTTCATGGAATGGATGACTGCACATAAGCAAAACGAAGTAGAGTGGATGTTACTTTGGTCGCCGAATGCAGGTACTTATAATCAAAGTGCCGAAAGACAAAACCGACTGAAGCGCCTGACAACTGTATCAAAAGATTGGGGTGTTGATGTTGGCGCCGTTACCCCTGTTCGCTTCGTTCAACAAAATGGATGGACCTTACTAAGAAATCACGAATCTCGTAAAGGTCAGCCGAATGAAGAGCGACAAAATATCAACGAAATTCTACACAATATCAATTGGCTTCTACAGGCTGGTTTCACCGCTATTGGCGGAGAACTCGGCGAAGGTGAATTCAGCAGTGCCCCTGCTGCTAATACAATCCAAGAACTCAATGCGATTGCAGATCATCTAGCCGCACAAAATCCAAAAGTTCCTTACCGCGTAAAAGTGCATGTCTCGCAGAAACAGTATGCCAAGGGTTACCAAGACCCTATGACAAGAAAAGACATCAATTTCAATTACCTGCCTCTTTATGCCAATTCAAATGTGGGTGTACTTCCACACACGATTCAGATTTATTCTTTAGATGATCCAGCCCCGACTTACGAAAATGAAAACTTCATGGATATGTTCCGCTTTATCAAAATGGCGGCCACAGGGGCTGTCGAAGGACGCCGTCGTGAAGTTCTATTTTATCCCGAAACTTCTTACTGGGTTTCTTATGATATTGATGTGCCTTTATTTCTACCCGTCTATGCCTACCGCCGCGTCCACGATTTGCGCTTGATCGCACGCGATGAAACTTCCGGAGAAATGAAACGGAAAAATGCGCATATTCACGGGCAAGTTATTTTTTCTAGTGGTTGGGAATGGGGCTATTGGTTTAATGATGTGATCACAGCCGAGGCCGCGTGGAATCCACGTTTAAATGCAGCCAGTTCTGCTTTGGCTTTCCAAGAAATTATTCGTGACACTTTCCGCTTAGATGAAAAAGTCGATGGTCGCTCTAGTGGTCTAGCACAATTGATCTCGTCTATTTCTCAGAATCAACATCGTCTTTTGATTTTAGGTCAGCATTCAAATGCTCGGCAGAACTCTATTGAGAAACGCAATGGCATGGCCTACATGGCCGGAGTCGATAGTTTTGATGAAATCGGCATGTGGACCCGCGAGAACCTGCCTTCTCCGCTAAAGAATTCAGTACCTCTAACTCAGCCTAATAAATTTCGCGATGATTGGGCTTTCCAATTCGCTCGCCCTTTTTATTTGAATGAAGCTAAATACAACTCTGAACTTAAGCCCTTATTAAGGGCCATGGCCAATACGTTTCAACAAGATGCTCAACGTATACAGGCATTCAAAGAACAAAAAATAATTAAAGGTCTTGAGTTTTTCTTACAAGAATTCACAGACGGAGCCCATATCAATTCATTAAGGGCCGCGTTTGTTTTTAATATTTATGAAGCCCGTCTAGCCCGTTCTAAAAATAAATCAGCGAATGAGATGAAGCCATTCTTCAACAGCCTTGATCGCTTGCTTCAAACAGGACGACAAATCACAGACAGAAGAAAATCCCTTATTCCTATGCAGCCAGCCCACCAAAAACTAGTAACTGCATGGGAAGCCAACGACTCGCAAAACCCCACGGACTATCGTTTTGGTTATCTGTGGACCGCTTACAATCTTTTCTACTGGCAACGCGAACTTAACAAACTCCGCTATGTCGAGGATGACAAATCCAATTTCTGTTATATGAATATTATTAAAGCTTCAGATCTGGAAGGTAAGGTCAATGGACCAACACAACAGGCAGAGGCCTTTGCACGTATGGCTCCGTACTTCCGCAGTTGTGCCACCATCCCGACTTCAGAACCCAATTTACAGCAAGGATGGTAGCACCTAAATCAAATCACGCTATCCTGTAGCGATCCTCTAGAAGCGAAATCTGGCTCCGATGCCTGCATTTAAATGCACATCTGTACTCGGAGCCAAATCTAGCACTGGCACCAATTCACCAAATAATTCCAGATTAGGATTTGTCGTTAAGTAATTAATGCCAATGGGGGCTCGAATTCCCACACGCGCTTTACCTCTATCACTGCCATCTGTAATATCACTGACGCGCGCGCC encodes the following:
- a CDS encoding efflux RND transporter permease subunit; the protein is MSLANVSIKRPIFITSVIIAILAAGIAGFKAMSVDLYPDVSIPVVSVQTVYPGAGPEEIENLISRPIEDNVSTISGIKRLTSRNLEGVSMVIVEFQSTVEAKDAEQQVRDKINLTKPNLPDDIEEPVIKKFDPADSPIMMLALSAKDIGDAKLYDIADRYVKPRLEQVNNVGAIEIVGGRKREVHVILDRQKLKAREISVGQVAAQIGASGENIPSGKVNKGDQELIFRGLGEFRSVPEVADTLVNLYGNEVPTRVADLGTVVDTLEDEKTRSFFEGDKVIVLQVFRQAGSNTLSVTDDIKKQLVKIEPELSQLEGTPQLQVVIDSSRVIRNNVADVYETIIIGIILTVITVFFFLGSMRSTLITALSLPVSLIGAFALMKFAGFSINVVSLLALTLAVGLLIDDAIVVIENIYRRMELGENSLEGAEKGTSEIQMAVFAITLVVIAVFVPVAMMTGIVGQFLKQFGLTVAISMAISLFVALTIIPMLAAYFGGDGHGAHGKQHKPHGLYEKTIGRMLRGFDRFQTWLENVYENMLEWSLRHTRLTIAGTFVVFALSIYTVAHVPSEFIPDDDSGEVAVTLELAPGASLDRTAQAVDEVNTIIKKNSDVEFSLVTIGGVYGEANKADILVKLKPTRKITSLMYRDQLRQELAGFVEEYNPIVKKYDTSGGMQAQPITLNLLSPNPEALAKAADQVFERLKNDPRVKDPNTNYRTGKPEMQVRLKPGAAKEYGINTSTMGVELRAQVEGLTTAKFREMGREYDVRVRLKDDQRDLQKDFKNIYVPNINRKLVRLSDIANGEVVAGPASIERQDRSRYVQLTASVAPGVGLSEVVNDLVKSMTTGDTKLPVDVRYSFAGDAENMQELAGSAVLAIIFGTLCVYLILASLYESFITPITILVALPLALSGAFLGLFITGKTINLFAILGLFMLIGVAGKNGILLVDFTKQLMDQGIDRTTALIRAGRTRLRPILMTSFALIAGTLPIAIGLNPASRTRTSMGVAIVAGVLLSTILTLIVVPALFVYVDRFRVWANNYGARFTSHEKSGAAPTASQHQEEKEIETVQPAIVNSNASEPTEA
- a CDS encoding TolC family protein; this encodes MMTKPLLVLALSFVSLNASALSLPEYLEQVKKHSLSYQSNVNSAEGAALQAREADLLFTPHFFAEGRSGHDAKLSSPPVMVYDDLKSQNYSVGVSQQFNFGLKASLSYQLNKTDFDGANFGPNVPTSYWDASPRLEWSLPLWQNGFGRADRANQQLIRSQAEAAKYGNLAKVDGSLIEAEIAYWRLSSAQESLKVQQQALKAAQNIYNYVNEKKRKNLGEAADVLQATALVEAYQLQLKQAEIEEQAAKRNFNLHLNQDFNTEVPVLSALDLQALENVEVTKVRPGDRADVKAAQAQTELARANSQVVLERNRPKVDLYGIYAMNGREAKATDAMTDVNRADRETAFIGVRLQVPLNFSATSDAREGARKSVLAAEQNEKYIKFTQDQHWADLVEKIEEAKATLKLTTAMEKAQKSKLDNERVRLRQGRTTTYQILLFEQDYSQAQASRIRAASQILALQSQLKLYQASNSDAADGI
- a CDS encoding SixA phosphatase family protein, whose translation is MTKTLIFVRHAKALDRAVALIKKIKEAQRPLTEEGIEEFRKQVKKNKKVFKEVELFITSPYLRAAQTLDILLEGLELKEAFIESNSLIEPDKNPIEFLKWLQDRGEECVVAVSHEPFLSNCLKSIFKKETDFIKIKKGAIVVIKYQKDQKKYQLVNIF
- a CDS encoding TetR family transcriptional regulator, with amino-acid sequence MSAADLKKKILKPTKREALKCAALKLFSEKGFHAVSTKELSEKAKANISLISFYFGSKKGLLQNLFEELSQHQIFDTDRLFSGPINSREELEQKTYNFLKELTDFFSQHHELLILFFCELELESQEAQDLFPKTFVGLYQSFMAFLEKAKSQGLISAETDIEILSLRTISPISSLLRSFKSSKQHFHISLKNPEFREKLIATIAKDVAYKN